Proteins encoded together in one Orrella marina window:
- a CDS encoding NAD(P)-dependent oxidoreductase, with protein MTDSEDKNKPVVALYGLGNMGFAVAEQLARAFALKVHDPNRDQVVRAMDSLGAQAIDDISELRTAHAIVLCLPRPSISLEVIRQVAPVLNPDTVIIESSTVNPEDIQVCVDQARPFGIEVVDASILAGVPQMRSGEAMLAVGGSDGAIDRIDDVLQAMSARQIRFGPSGAGAAAKVVNNAVAHAVMVVVAEAGAMATAAGVNTQKMIDLLSDSKMGLHRPLTYRYAERVVKGDYEGGMSLDAARKDSELALRLAQTLGVPLFAIQSTHSVYEMAACAGLGRQDYASLVQLWEGWGKPVTDESGTDTAS; from the coding sequence GTGACAGACAGCGAGGACAAGAACAAACCAGTGGTGGCACTGTATGGACTGGGAAACATGGGGTTTGCTGTGGCTGAGCAGCTTGCCCGTGCGTTTGCGCTCAAGGTGCATGATCCGAATCGTGATCAAGTGGTGCGCGCAATGGATTCATTGGGTGCCCAGGCAATTGACGACATTTCCGAGCTTCGCACCGCTCACGCCATTGTGCTCTGTCTGCCTCGGCCGTCTATCTCGTTAGAGGTGATTCGGCAAGTCGCTCCAGTATTAAATCCGGATACTGTCATCATCGAATCCAGTACCGTCAATCCAGAAGATATTCAGGTGTGCGTTGATCAGGCTCGACCCTTTGGAATCGAGGTTGTGGACGCATCGATCCTGGCGGGGGTTCCCCAGATGCGATCAGGCGAGGCGATGCTGGCAGTCGGTGGCTCTGATGGTGCAATTGATCGTATCGACGATGTCTTGCAGGCGATGTCGGCGCGTCAGATCCGGTTCGGTCCGTCCGGAGCCGGAGCCGCGGCCAAGGTGGTCAACAACGCGGTGGCGCATGCCGTCATGGTCGTAGTGGCGGAGGCCGGTGCAATGGCAACTGCAGCCGGCGTGAATACCCAGAAGATGATCGATCTGCTGTCAGACAGCAAGATGGGCCTGCACCGGCCATTGACCTATCGCTATGCTGAACGGGTTGTCAAAGGTGATTATGAGGGCGGGATGTCGCTGGATGCCGCGCGCAAGGATTCCGAGCTTGCGTTACGGCTGGCTCAGACCCTGGGAGTTCCGCTCTTTGCCATTCAAAGCACCCATTCAGTTTATGAGATGGCGGCTTGTGCAGGACTGGGAAGGCAGGACTATGCCTCGCTGGTGCAACTGTGGGAAGGATGGGGCAAACCGGTGACAGATGAGAGCGGGACCGATACTGCCAGCTAG